In a single window of the Megalobrama amblycephala isolate DHTTF-2021 linkage group LG3, ASM1881202v1, whole genome shotgun sequence genome:
- the LOC125265856 gene encoding cadherin-4-like: MKFVQLGVVIFLCKAFVCGFAEESSCTPGFESELLVFKVHRDDLHQGKRLGRVIFNTCNGRTRTLFQSSDKRFAVNTDGTVTLKRQVTLHEGHKVFSVHTWDSSGKKHTVSVRVERVHHHEDHHMDTVMNISSPQMQSPSDDLKRAKREAKGGWIIPPINAIENSRGPFPIKLVQIKSGYSREAQMAYRITGEGADLDPKGTFTIEKLSGNLYVTRPLDRETKASYRIMTHATGVGVNVAEKPMEIIINVLDQNDNFPVFTQNPFNGNVPEAAEIGHEFMTVTATDADDPETDNAEIRYSIVKQDPESPNLNMFQINSVTGGIHLNSLGLDREKWSKYTLTVVAADMEGRGFSSTATAVITVTDGTDGAKSQKITYKIGNDPAGLLSVNQDTVMIKVKRLMDRESPHVKDGKYTAIILSVDDGNPPATGTGTLIIDLEDLVCSDSSIKSLPTSAVKK; encoded by the exons ATGAAGTTTGTGCAATTGGGAGTTGTTATTTTCCTTTGTAAG GCCTTTGTATGTGGATTTGCGGAGGAGTCTTCATGTACACCTGGCTTTGAGTCGGAGTTGCTGGTGTTTAAAGTGCACAGAGATGACCTTCACCAAGGAAAAAGACTAGGACGAG TAATTTTTAATACATGCAATGGAAGAACAAGAACGCTCTTTCAGTCCTCTGACAAGCGGTTTGCTGTGAACACGGATGGGACTGTAACACTGAAGAGACAAGTCACTCTTCATGAAGGACACAAGGTGTTTTCTGTGCACACTTGGGACTCCAGTGGCAAGAAGCACACGGTGTCTGTCAGAGTTGAGCGTGTCCACCATCATGAGGACCATCACATGGACACGGTCATGAACATCTCCTCTCCACAG ATGCAATCTCCCTCTGACGATCTAAAGAGAGCAAAGAGAGAAGCAAAGGGAGGTTGGATTATTCCTCCAATCAATGCAATTGAGAATAGCAGAGGTCCTTTCCCAATAAAGCTGGTCCAG ATAAAGTCAGGCTATTCTAGAGAAGCTCAGATGGCATACAGGATCACAGGTGAAGGAGCAGATCTGGACCCTAAGGGGACTTTTACTATAGAAAAATTATCAGGGAATCTGTATGTGACTCGACCACTCGACAGAGAAACAAAAGCTTCATACAGA ATTATGACTCATGCTACTGGAGTTGGTGTGAATGTAGCAGAAAAGCCAATggaaattattataaatgtgcTGGACCAAAATGATAATTTTCCAGTTTTTACACAAAATCCATTCAATGGAAATGTTCCTGAAGCTGCTGAAATAG GTCATGAGTTTATGACAGTCACAGCCACTGATGCAGATGATCCAGAGACTGACAATGCAGAAATCAGATACTCAATTGTTAAGCAAGATCCAGAATCACCAAATCTAAACATGTTTCAAATCAACTCTGTTACTGGAGGAATTCATCTGAATTCTTTAGGTTTGGACAGAGAG AAATGGTCCAAATACACTTTGACAGTTGTCGCTGCTGATATGGAAGGAAGAGGTTTTTCATCCACTGCCACAGCTGTTATTACTGTGACTGACGGCACTGATGGCGcaaaatcacagaaaataac GTATAAAATTGGCAATGATCCTGCCGGCTTGCTGAGTGTAAATCAAGACACTGTAATGATTAAAGTCAAGAGGCTTATGGATAGAGAATCTCCCCATGTGAAAGATGGCAAATACACAGCTATCATTTTGTCCGTTGATGATG GTAATCCTCCAGCTACTGGCACAGGAACCCTGATAATTGATTTGGAGGATTTGGTCTGCAGTGATTCATCTATCAAGTCTTTGCCCACTTCTGCTGTGAAGAAATAA
- the LOC125265857 gene encoding cadherin-1-like isoform X1, with protein METMKFVQLGVVIFLCKAFVCGFVEESSCTPGFESELLVFKVHRDDLHQGKRLGRVIFNTCDGRTRTLFQSSDKRFAVNMDGTVTLKRQVTLHEGHKVFSVHAWDSSGKKHTVSVRVERVRHHEDRHMDTVMNISSPQMESPSDDLVLMFPKSSTGLKRAKREAKGGWIIPPINVLENSRGPYPMELAQIVSDYSLEAQMAYSITGDGADLDPKGTFTIDKNSGNLFVTRPLDRETKASYRIIAHATGVGVNITEKPVEIIINVIDQNDNSPVFTQDPFNGNVPEAADKGHEFMSVTATDADDPDTVNAAIRYSIVKQDPESPNPNMFQINSVTGGIRVNSLGLDKEKWSKYTLTVVAADMEGRGYSSNGHSCYYCD; from the exons ATGGAGACAATGAAGTTTGTGCAATTGGGAGTTGTTATTTTCCTTTGTAAG GCTTTTGTATGTGGATTTGTGGAGGAGTCTTCATGTACACCTGGCTTTGAGTCAGAGTTGCTGGTGTTTAAAGTGCACAGAGATGACCTTCACCAAGGAAAAAGACTAGGACGAG TAATTTTTAATACATGCGATGGAAGAACAAGAACGCTCTTTCAGTCCTCTGACAAGCGGTTTGCTGTGAACATGGATGGGACTGTAACACTGAAGAGACAAGTCACTCTTCATGAAGGACACAAGGTGTTTTCTGTGCACGCTTGGGACTCCAGTGGCAAGAAGCACACGGTGTCTGTCAGAGTCGAGCGTGTCCGCCATCATGAGGACCGTCACATGGACACGGTCATGAACATCTCCTCTCCACAG ATGGAATCTCCCTCTGATGATCTggttctgatgtttccaaagtcTTCGACGGGTCTAAAGAGAGCAAAGAGAGAAGCAAAGGGAGGTTGGATTATTCCTCCAATCAATGTACTTGAGAATAGTAGAGGTCCTTACCCAATGGAGCTGGCCCAG ATAGTGTCGGACTACTCTCTTGAAGCTCAGATGGCATACAGTATCACAGGTGATGGAGCAGATCTGGACCCTAAGGGGACTTTCACTATAGACAAAAATTCAGGAAATCTGTTTGTGACTCGACCACTCGACAGAGAAACAAAAGCTTCATACAGA ATTATAGCTCATGCTACTGGAGTTGGTGTGAATATAACAGAAAAGCCAGTggaaattattataaatgtgaTCGACCAAAATGATAATTCTCCAGTTTTTACACAAGATCCATTCAATGGAAATGTTCCTGAAGCTGCTGATAAAG GTCATGAGTTTATGTCAGTCACAGCCACTGATGCAGATGATCCAGATACTGTCAATGCTGCGATCAGATACTCAATTGTCAAGCAAGATCCAGAATCACCAAACCcaaacatgtttcaaatcaACTCTGTTACTGGAGGAATTCGTGTGAATTCTTTAGGTTTGGACAAAGAG AAATGGTCCAAATACACTTTGACAGTTGTCGCTGCTGATATGGAAGGAAGAGGTTATTCATCCAATGGCCACAGCTGTTATTACTGTGACTGA
- the LOC125265857 gene encoding blastomere cadherin-like isoform X2 has protein sequence MDGTVTLKRQVTLHEGHKVFSVHAWDSSGKKHTVSVRVERVRHHEDRHMDTVMNISSPQMESPSDDLVLMFPKSSTGLKRAKREAKGGWIIPPINVLENSRGPYPMELAQIVSDYSLEAQMAYSITGDGADLDPKGTFTIDKNSGNLFVTRPLDRETKASYRIIAHATGVGVNITEKPVEIIINVIDQNDNSPVFTQDPFNGNVPEAADKGHEFMSVTATDADDPDTVNAAIRYSIVKQDPESPNPNMFQINSVTGGIRVNSLGLDKEKWSKYTLTVVAADMEGRGYSSNGHSCYYCD, from the exons ATGGATGGGACTGTAACACTGAAGAGACAAGTCACTCTTCATGAAGGACACAAGGTGTTTTCTGTGCACGCTTGGGACTCCAGTGGCAAGAAGCACACGGTGTCTGTCAGAGTCGAGCGTGTCCGCCATCATGAGGACCGTCACATGGACACGGTCATGAACATCTCCTCTCCACAG ATGGAATCTCCCTCTGATGATCTggttctgatgtttccaaagtcTTCGACGGGTCTAAAGAGAGCAAAGAGAGAAGCAAAGGGAGGTTGGATTATTCCTCCAATCAATGTACTTGAGAATAGTAGAGGTCCTTACCCAATGGAGCTGGCCCAG ATAGTGTCGGACTACTCTCTTGAAGCTCAGATGGCATACAGTATCACAGGTGATGGAGCAGATCTGGACCCTAAGGGGACTTTCACTATAGACAAAAATTCAGGAAATCTGTTTGTGACTCGACCACTCGACAGAGAAACAAAAGCTTCATACAGA ATTATAGCTCATGCTACTGGAGTTGGTGTGAATATAACAGAAAAGCCAGTggaaattattataaatgtgaTCGACCAAAATGATAATTCTCCAGTTTTTACACAAGATCCATTCAATGGAAATGTTCCTGAAGCTGCTGATAAAG GTCATGAGTTTATGTCAGTCACAGCCACTGATGCAGATGATCCAGATACTGTCAATGCTGCGATCAGATACTCAATTGTCAAGCAAGATCCAGAATCACCAAACCcaaacatgtttcaaatcaACTCTGTTACTGGAGGAATTCGTGTGAATTCTTTAGGTTTGGACAAAGAG AAATGGTCCAAATACACTTTGACAGTTGTCGCTGCTGATATGGAAGGAAGAGGTTATTCATCCAATGGCCACAGCTGTTATTACTGTGACTGA